One Methylobacterium sp. SyP6R genomic window carries:
- a CDS encoding HlyD family type I secretion periplasmic adaptor subunit, whose translation MQLTSQMHAPTIQTSWHKPVSLAYLIILTTFGGGAGWATFARLESAAIANGVVVAETNRKTIQHLEGGIVREILVKDGDRVQEGDIILKMDDTQAKSNLDTIKNQINVFRIQEARLLAELHKSSKIVLPNDIAGRLSEYQIRRVYDDQVSNMLQRATYIKSQVDVLNSKILQSEQELSALANDAERASQQLLTIDQELGGLRQLLAKQLVPISRVASLERERIRLQGVSERAVSDKKKVAQSIQETNLTIVQIQKQFLQQVSSDIVDVRKTLSELAEKERVANDILQRTELKAPRTGIVQASKIFTIGAVIRPGDPILEISPTGDQLTISIQISPGDIDSISEGLTAQVRFPTYHSRRVPFMFGHLKSVSYDRVTDPQDPRNFYYQGQITVDAASVPLEIKDKLKPGIPAEVIVTTGEQTPIDYFLGPLFDRLAHGLRER comes from the coding sequence ATGCAGCTTACATCGCAAATGCATGCACCTACGATACAAACTAGCTGGCACAAGCCAGTTTCACTTGCATATCTTATTATTCTGACGACTTTTGGCGGCGGCGCCGGATGGGCCACTTTTGCTAGGTTAGAAAGTGCGGCTATCGCCAACGGCGTTGTCGTCGCGGAGACGAATAGAAAGACTATTCAACACCTCGAGGGAGGAATAGTGCGTGAAATTTTAGTCAAAGACGGGGATCGAGTGCAAGAAGGTGATATAATTTTAAAGATGGACGATACACAAGCAAAATCAAATCTCGATACTATAAAAAACCAAATAAATGTCTTCAGAATACAGGAAGCTAGACTTCTTGCGGAGCTGCATAAGTCATCGAAAATAGTTTTGCCAAATGATATAGCCGGTCGATTAAGTGAGTACCAAATAAGGCGTGTCTATGATGACCAAGTAAGCAATATGTTACAGCGCGCAACGTACATTAAGTCGCAAGTTGATGTATTGAACTCAAAAATCTTACAATCGGAGCAGGAATTAAGTGCGCTCGCAAATGACGCTGAACGCGCAAGTCAGCAATTGCTGACCATAGATCAAGAGCTTGGCGGACTGCGGCAACTCCTCGCTAAGCAACTAGTGCCCATTTCGCGCGTTGCGAGCCTCGAACGCGAGAGGATTCGGTTACAAGGAGTCTCGGAGAGAGCTGTATCAGATAAGAAAAAAGTTGCGCAGTCAATACAAGAAACAAATCTGACAATAGTGCAGATTCAGAAGCAATTTCTTCAGCAGGTATCATCCGATATTGTGGATGTACGGAAAACGCTTTCCGAGCTAGCGGAGAAAGAAAGAGTTGCGAATGATATTTTACAACGAACGGAACTGAAAGCTCCGAGGACCGGAATTGTACAAGCATCAAAAATTTTTACGATCGGCGCAGTAATTAGACCTGGTGACCCAATACTTGAGATATCGCCCACGGGAGATCAATTAACAATTTCTATACAGATATCGCCAGGAGATATTGATTCGATTAGTGAAGGTCTTACCGCTCAGGTGCGATTCCCTACATATCATTCACGTCGGGTGCCTTTCATGTTTGGACATCTTAAATCGGTTTCGTATGATCGCGTCACGGACCCCCAAGATCCGCGTAATTTTTACTATCAGGGACAAATTACTGTTGACGCAGCCTCAGTACCGCTGGAAATCAAAGATAAACTAAAACCTGGCATACCAGCAGAGGTAATAGTTACGACCGGGGAGCAAACACCAATTGATTATTTCTTAGGACCACTTTTCGATAGACTAGCACACGGTTTGCGTGAACGTTAA
- a CDS encoding type I secretion system permease/ATPase, translating into MQRPALLHAALISLFLSVSVLTGSIFVEQVYDRVMIHKQIVTLIILFIILVAQLVVAGVLSKLRDAILERVGLNIDAELRPALFSVRVRAAIGVPKPNARDGLDDLDTLRGFIGGTGVSALYDALPIPIYLAVCFAIHNVLGLFAASAVAIVAFLGIYQTLLRSRRLLVPMRAAAKTLILADTYKNIEAVQALGMRAAFRARWVESHERDSHSNILLEDHLAIIKSITNFLTSVLAGLCMGVGAYLAINNEISPGNVVGVMLIANKLLQPISQFIGELPSFMRARQAYGRLQILFRAADGAGSRMSLPRPEGRLDVSSLAVTAPGTSHFILSQVSFSLPAGTVTAVVGPSGAGKSTLVRCLIGIWAPSLGTVRLDGSELQHWEADALGQHLGYLPQSVELLSGTIAQNIARFGRVDDAAVLAAAQLAGVHEVIQQLPQGYGTDVGEGGSALSGGQRQRIGLARAIYGDPALVVLDEPNSNLDALGEAALAQALEVLKGRGTTCVLITHKANVLTLADYILVLKDGTVSRFGTRDEVLTPRESVWSNNNPSAS; encoded by the coding sequence GTGCAGCGGCCCGCGCTGCTTCACGCGGCGCTGATCAGCCTATTTCTCAGCGTTTCAGTGCTGACCGGCAGTATATTTGTTGAGCAAGTATATGACCGAGTGATGATTCATAAACAGATAGTGACGCTGATCATTTTATTTATTATCCTAGTTGCTCAGCTCGTTGTTGCTGGTGTCCTTTCTAAGCTGCGCGATGCAATCCTTGAACGAGTGGGGCTGAATATAGATGCAGAGTTACGTCCAGCTCTCTTTAGCGTTCGAGTTCGAGCTGCGATAGGTGTCCCCAAGCCAAACGCCCGGGACGGGCTCGACGACCTTGATACGCTGCGCGGCTTCATCGGTGGAACCGGCGTGTCAGCGTTATATGATGCGTTGCCGATTCCTATATACCTCGCAGTCTGTTTCGCGATTCACAATGTGCTTGGTTTGTTCGCGGCCAGTGCCGTCGCGATCGTGGCTTTCTTAGGAATCTATCAGACTCTGCTTCGCTCCCGGCGCTTGCTAGTTCCTATGCGTGCGGCTGCCAAAACTTTAATCCTAGCCGATACATACAAAAATATCGAGGCTGTACAGGCGCTGGGAATGCGAGCAGCATTCCGCGCACGATGGGTTGAGTCTCACGAAAGAGACTCCCATTCTAATATTTTGCTCGAAGACCATCTTGCTATAATTAAATCTATAACTAATTTTTTGACTTCTGTACTTGCAGGACTATGTATGGGAGTGGGTGCATATTTAGCAATTAATAACGAAATATCTCCAGGCAATGTTGTCGGCGTAATGTTAATTGCTAACAAACTTCTGCAACCGATCTCGCAATTTATTGGTGAGCTGCCCTCATTCATGCGAGCGCGCCAAGCTTATGGGCGGTTGCAGATTTTGTTCCGTGCTGCTGATGGTGCTGGATCACGGATGTCGTTGCCGCGTCCTGAGGGCCGCCTTGACGTCAGTTCGTTGGCGGTAACTGCGCCTGGCACGTCGCACTTCATCCTGAGCCAAGTGAGTTTTTCCCTGCCAGCCGGCACGGTGACAGCTGTGGTAGGGCCGAGCGGAGCCGGCAAGTCGACGCTGGTGCGCTGCCTGATTGGTATCTGGGCGCCATCTCTGGGTACGGTGCGGTTGGATGGATCGGAGCTACAGCACTGGGAGGCGGACGCATTAGGGCAACACCTAGGTTACCTGCCGCAGAGCGTAGAACTCTTGTCGGGAACGATCGCGCAGAACATAGCGCGGTTCGGGCGCGTGGACGACGCGGCGGTTCTGGCAGCGGCGCAACTGGCGGGGGTGCATGAGGTGATCCAGCAATTGCCCCAGGGCTATGGCACGGATGTGGGGGAGGGGGGGAGCGCCCTGTCGGGCGGTCAGCGGCAGCGTATCGGCTTGGCGCGTGCAATCTACGGAGACCCCGCTCTGGTGGTTTTAGACGAGCCAAATTCGAACTTGGACGCTCTAGGGGAGGCAGCTCTGGCGCAGGCGCTGGAGGTGCTGAAGGGTCGTGGGACGACCTGCGTGTTGATCACCCATAAGGCGAACGTGCTGACGCTGGCGGATTACATCCTGGTGCTAAAGGATGGCACGGTGTCGCGGTTCGGTACACGTGACGAGGTGCTCACGCCACGTGAATCAGTATGGAGTAACAACAACCCGAGCGCCTCATAA
- a CDS encoding type I secretion system permease/ATPase, producing MRGKAKRPGPHKRDTPLDRGVQAVRPALIHLCLFSLLLNLLSFSTVIYTMQVFDRVLSTRSISTLISLTILFLLATAATAILGACRASALRRIGGALDREVVRDLYDLVYAETLETRRLDTMHAFRDLETIRQFIASQAIVPLFDLPWIPIYLIVAFSLHVWLGTAMTVAIVVVLILAVLNEIFNRANLDRASQNATQAQWLLDSAVREAEILHVMSMVLGFRDQWLAAYNKSLAWQIAATHVSKTIATVLKFWQQFTSFGLVALSAYLSIQGQVSPGAMFAVMFISGACIGVVQAASSQWLVFLQARQAYGRLQILFRAADGAGSRMSLPRPEGRLDVSSLAVTAPGTSHFILSQVSFSLPAGTVTAVVGPSGAGKSTLVRCLIGIWAPSLGTVRLDGSELQHWEADALGQHLGYLPQSVELLSGTIAQNIARFGRVDDAAVLAAAQLAGVHEVIQQLPQGYGTDVGEGGSALSGGQRQRIGLARAIYGDPALVVLDEPNSNLDALGEAALAQALEVLKGRGTTCVLITHKANVLTLADYILVLKDGTVSRFGTRDEVLTPQKAALRSAGSTSLPTRHAAAG from the coding sequence ATGCGGGGTAAAGCGAAGCGGCCCGGGCCGCACAAGAGGGACACGCCGCTCGACCGAGGGGTCCAGGCCGTGCGGCCTGCACTCATCCATTTATGTCTGTTTAGTCTCCTCCTTAATCTCCTGAGCTTCTCCACCGTCATCTACACTATGCAGGTATTCGATCGCGTACTGTCGACGCGTAGCATTAGCACGTTGATATCTCTGACTATCCTGTTTCTGCTTGCCACGGCTGCAACGGCCATTCTAGGTGCTTGCCGTGCCTCGGCGCTGCGCCGCATCGGCGGCGCTCTCGACCGCGAGGTTGTTCGCGATCTTTACGACCTGGTCTATGCCGAGACGCTGGAGACGCGTCGGTTAGATACAATGCATGCTTTCCGTGATCTGGAAACTATTCGACAGTTTATCGCGAGCCAAGCGATAGTGCCGCTTTTCGACTTGCCTTGGATTCCCATCTATCTGATAGTTGCCTTCTCCCTGCATGTTTGGCTCGGTACCGCCATGACGGTTGCAATCGTCGTTGTGCTGATACTGGCTGTCCTCAACGAAATTTTCAATCGCGCAAATCTCGACCGGGCCTCACAAAACGCAACTCAAGCCCAGTGGCTCTTGGACAGCGCGGTACGAGAAGCGGAAATCCTGCACGTCATGTCGATGGTCCTCGGCTTCCGGGACCAGTGGCTCGCAGCCTACAACAAGAGCCTCGCATGGCAGATTGCAGCAACCCACGTCTCCAAAACGATCGCGACGGTTCTGAAGTTCTGGCAGCAGTTCACATCGTTCGGCTTGGTGGCGCTTTCGGCGTACCTTTCCATCCAGGGGCAGGTCTCGCCCGGTGCAATGTTCGCCGTCATGTTCATCAGCGGAGCGTGTATCGGCGTCGTCCAGGCGGCTTCCAGCCAGTGGCTCGTATTCCTCCAGGCGCGCCAAGCTTATGGGCGGTTGCAGATTTTGTTCCGTGCTGCTGATGGTGCTGGATCACGGATGTCGTTGCCGCGTCCTGAGGGCCGCCTTGACGTCAGTTCGTTGGCGGTAACTGCGCCTGGCACGTCGCACTTCATCCTGAGCCAAGTGAGTTTTTCCCTGCCAGCCGGCACGGTGACAGCTGTGGTAGGGCCGAGCGGAGCCGGCAAGTCGACGCTGGTGCGCTGCCTGATTGGTATCTGGGCGCCATCTCTGGGTACGGTGCGGTTGGATGGATCGGAGCTACAGCACTGGGAGGCGGACGCATTAGGGCAACACCTAGGTTACCTGCCGCAGAGCGTAGAACTCTTGTCGGGAACGATCGCGCAGAACATAGCGCGGTTCGGGCGCGTGGACGACGCGGCGGTTCTGGCAGCGGCGCAACTGGCGGGGGTGCATGAGGTGATCCAGCAATTGCCCCAGGGCTATGGCACGGATGTGGGGGAGGGGGGGAGCGCCCTGTCGGGCGGTCAGCGGCAGCGTATCGGCTTGGCGCGTGCAATCTACGGAGACCCCGCTCTGGTGGTTTTAGACGAGCCAAATTCGAACTTGGACGCTCTAGGGGAGGCAGCTCTGGCGCAGGCGCTGGAGGTGCTGAAGGGTCGTGGGACGACCTGCGTGTTGATCACCCATAAGGCGAACGTGCTGACGCTGGCGGATTACATCCTGGTGCTAAAGGATGGCACGGTGTCGCGGTTCGGTACACGTGACGAGGTGCTCACGCCGCAGAAGGCTGCTCTACGCTCGGCCGGCTCCACCTCGCTTCCGACCCGCCATGCTGCCGCCGGATGA
- a CDS encoding glycosyltransferase, translating into MALRVLLIHQTFPSQLVAALEALEAREDVELAGIGMNPYRRPGLRYRQYTPALIEHTGDAVLDDLTTRAAMAAGAAAAARALRYDGFEPDVIVAHPGWGEALYMKDLFPRAKLICYCEYYYLREGGEVNFDPEFPPASPEILHRMRARNAVTLASLEDAEVGVAPTIWQRYTFPAFLHSRIRIVHEGILPPEPPGFGRPVPRREDNVVTFAARHLEPHRGFHTFMRAVPRILQQNPAADIRIIGSDQGGYGAPPGDGRTWKEFLLGEVGGELDPRRVHFLGLLDRPRYVEMLRRTSVHTYLTYPFVLSWSALEAMALGCPMVMSDTTPTRELIRTGDEAEIVDFFDPAALAETVCRLLVDGRRRDELAARGPQIVVERRLSREDGQEAWRQLILSL; encoded by the coding sequence ATGGCGTTGCGCGTTCTCCTCATTCACCAGACATTCCCCTCTCAGCTCGTCGCCGCACTTGAGGCGCTTGAGGCGCGAGAGGACGTCGAGCTCGCCGGGATCGGGATGAATCCCTATCGTCGCCCGGGCCTGCGGTACCGTCAGTATACCCCCGCCCTGATCGAGCACACCGGCGATGCGGTGCTCGACGACCTGACGACCCGGGCCGCGATGGCCGCCGGAGCGGCCGCGGCGGCGCGGGCTCTGCGGTACGACGGGTTCGAGCCGGACGTCATCGTCGCTCATCCCGGTTGGGGCGAGGCCCTCTACATGAAGGACCTGTTTCCGCGGGCGAAGCTGATCTGCTACTGCGAGTACTACTACCTTCGCGAGGGGGGCGAGGTGAACTTCGACCCGGAGTTCCCTCCCGCCTCGCCCGAGATCCTGCACCGGATGCGGGCCCGCAATGCCGTCACCCTCGCAAGCCTGGAAGATGCGGAGGTCGGCGTCGCCCCCACCATCTGGCAACGCTACACCTTCCCGGCTTTCCTGCACTCGCGCATCCGGATCGTCCACGAGGGGATCCTGCCACCGGAACCGCCCGGCTTTGGCAGGCCTGTTCCGCGGCGCGAGGATAACGTGGTCACGTTCGCGGCGCGCCATCTCGAACCCCATCGCGGCTTCCACACCTTCATGCGCGCCGTTCCGCGGATCCTGCAGCAGAATCCGGCTGCAGATATCCGCATCATCGGTTCCGATCAGGGCGGCTACGGCGCCCCACCTGGCGACGGCCGGACCTGGAAGGAGTTCCTCCTGGGCGAGGTCGGTGGCGAGCTCGATCCGCGGCGCGTCCATTTCCTCGGATTGCTCGACCGTCCGCGCTACGTCGAGATGCTGCGCCGGACCAGCGTCCATACATACCTGACCTACCCGTTCGTCCTTTCTTGGTCGGCCCTCGAGGCCATGGCGCTGGGCTGTCCGATGGTGATGTCGGACACCACGCCCACCCGCGAGCTGATCCGGACCGGGGACGAAGCCGAGATCGTCGACTTCTTCGACCCGGCTGCTCTGGCCGAGACGGTCTGCCGCCTGTTGGTCGATGGCCGCCGCCGCGATGAACTTGCCGCGCGCGGGCCGCAGATCGTGGTCGAGCGTCGGCTCAGCAGAGAGGACGGACAGGAGGCATGGCGGCAGCTGATCCTCTCGCTCTGA
- a CDS encoding DUF6212 domain-containing protein produces MKNRNKTSDTHQKINQVLSIAIPVSEEQEWAHIDFESIAIHSVSVNSDGDIILTPLTKIAEVGMPLFVGVFYRNDENYNVANSILQLQSGPINFRLAELVKIDSLDPHQLLSQVNTQLVRFTLVLTAFNRDLMLSQNTLRLEYEKIHRRFSALDSFIQSADVKLIRERISLLPEQEQNDDFPRLDLGRSVISQTLPTYSSGLAAVSLRLGFIDPTQGTKISVSLRVGDNPHPEFRWIIASEDILESGGWIILSLNRAIDSPNKSVVLQVDLREGELNTAWIGLGPVSANNQYVVHEARTNESISNRCLALRTWEAPPGTAVPVTANMIRPTYVRSTEPNNRISTRHRLSAPALEKVKSGTDDSWASGFSPVIYDHYTDAICVHPPNNGYTLAVINGIIPSSANLVIAKSMIANEKSNDIEFCIAIFDPELARLKAGDMRSPIAGTLSWSGWTRVSASMGKVPLSVIVPEETKDKFRANLSLALITKMSSGRNNDFAWARFIDIEVE; encoded by the coding sequence ATGAAAAATCGCAATAAAACCTCTGACACACATCAAAAAATTAATCAGGTCTTATCAATCGCTATACCTGTTAGCGAAGAACAAGAATGGGCACACATTGATTTTGAAAGTATCGCTATTCATTCTGTGTCAGTTAACAGCGATGGTGACATTATACTGACGCCTTTAACAAAAATTGCGGAAGTTGGCATGCCACTGTTCGTCGGTGTATTCTATAGAAATGACGAAAATTACAATGTTGCAAATTCAATACTTCAACTTCAATCTGGACCGATTAATTTTAGACTTGCCGAACTTGTCAAAATCGACAGTCTCGATCCCCATCAGCTACTTAGCCAAGTTAATACCCAACTTGTTAGATTTACTCTGGTATTAACGGCATTTAATAGAGATTTAATGCTGTCGCAAAATACATTAAGATTAGAATACGAAAAGATCCATAGACGATTTTCGGCACTAGACTCATTCATTCAAAGTGCGGATGTCAAGTTGATACGGGAGCGTATATCATTATTACCTGAGCAGGAGCAAAATGATGACTTCCCTCGCTTAGATCTTGGCAGATCTGTTATATCGCAAACACTTCCTACTTATTCGTCGGGGCTCGCTGCAGTATCGCTTCGGCTTGGGTTTATCGATCCAACTCAAGGTACAAAAATATCTGTCAGTCTTAGAGTCGGAGATAATCCGCATCCCGAGTTTCGCTGGATCATTGCTTCTGAAGATATCTTAGAGAGTGGCGGGTGGATAATTTTGAGTCTCAATAGAGCAATTGATTCTCCAAACAAGAGTGTTGTGCTGCAGGTCGATCTTCGAGAAGGCGAATTAAATACGGCATGGATTGGGCTTGGTCCAGTATCTGCCAATAATCAGTATGTTGTACATGAAGCTCGTACGAATGAGTCGATATCTAACAGGTGTTTAGCGTTACGAACGTGGGAGGCCCCACCCGGTACAGCCGTGCCGGTCACAGCGAACATGATTCGCCCAACCTATGTTCGTTCTACAGAGCCTAACAACCGCATCTCAACTAGACACCGTTTATCCGCTCCGGCTCTTGAAAAAGTGAAGTCTGGCACGGACGACTCCTGGGCGTCCGGATTCAGCCCCGTAATTTATGATCATTATACGGACGCTATTTGCGTCCACCCGCCAAATAACGGATATACACTTGCAGTAATCAATGGCATAATTCCTTCTTCGGCAAATTTGGTTATTGCGAAGTCAATGATTGCCAATGAAAAATCCAATGATATTGAATTTTGTATTGCGATATTTGACCCTGAGCTGGCTCGCTTGAAAGCTGGGGATATGCGCAGCCCAATTGCTGGCACTTTGAGCTGGTCAGGATGGACGAGGGTGTCGGCGTCTATGGGTAAAGTCCCGCTGTCGGTCATCGTTCCAGAAGAAACGAAAGATAAGTTTCGAGCCAATCTTTCACTAGCTCTCATTACAAAAATGAGTTCCGGTCGCAACAACGATTTTGCGTGGGCTCGCTTTATTGACATCGAGGTTGAATAA
- a CDS encoding class I SAM-dependent methyltransferase, which translates to MRAAQTVLHVGCGAYAREKLHPVFRTSGWREIRMDLDPRVKPDLVGSMTDLSAFGDGTIGAVWSSHNIEHLYDHEVPAAFSEFRRVLSRDGYALVTTPDLAAVAQLVVDGHLEEAAYQSPAGPVSALDMIFGHRASIRSGFELMAHRTAFTAERLGRLLLEAGFPKVLVRRGRRYDLWAVALMSETIPDEPFADLIRQS; encoded by the coding sequence ATGCGAGCGGCCCAAACTGTCCTCCATGTCGGCTGCGGCGCGTATGCGCGGGAGAAGCTCCATCCGGTATTCCGCACAAGCGGATGGCGTGAGATCCGGATGGATCTCGATCCACGGGTCAAGCCGGATCTCGTCGGTTCGATGACCGACCTCTCCGCCTTTGGCGACGGGACGATCGGCGCCGTCTGGTCGTCTCACAACATCGAGCACCTGTACGATCACGAGGTCCCCGCCGCCTTCAGCGAGTTTCGCCGCGTGCTGAGCCGCGACGGGTACGCTCTGGTCACGACGCCGGATCTTGCGGCGGTGGCGCAACTCGTCGTGGATGGGCATCTGGAGGAGGCCGCCTATCAGTCACCGGCCGGTCCGGTCTCTGCGCTCGACATGATCTTCGGCCACCGTGCCTCGATTCGGTCGGGCTTCGAGCTGATGGCGCATCGCACCGCGTTCACCGCCGAGCGGCTGGGTCGTCTGCTGCTCGAGGCAGGGTTCCCGAAGGTTCTCGTCCGGCGCGGGCGACGTTACGACCTGTGGGCGGTCGCACTGATGTCGGAGACGATTCCGGACGAACCCTTCGCCGACCTCATCCGCCAATCCTGA